A single Ignavibacteriales bacterium DNA region contains:
- a CDS encoding 16S rRNA (uracil(1498)-N(3))-methyltransferase, with product MISASPSDTGLFYFPDCRFEEECLITEGEEELNHLLRVMRKQAGDQIFVTDGKGQLIFGEIVSIAKKILTLKIIQKSQKMNPYGRFTVFLPILKNPDRFEFALEKSVELGFTDFLAVRYHHSIKPKVNLERLQLKAVSAMKQSLRTFLPSVGYVDSLESGLQRGMVPLWFDQNAEKGLIKDFLDTGGNYSLVVGPEGGFSAQELDQLRNWECFRTSDGRLRAETAVITAASLLAYKIEFQ from the coding sequence TTGATCTCGGCATCTCCTTCTGATACAGGATTATTCTATTTCCCCGATTGTAGATTTGAAGAAGAGTGCCTGATTACTGAAGGGGAGGAAGAACTTAATCATCTGCTCCGGGTGATGAGAAAACAGGCAGGGGATCAGATATTTGTGACCGATGGAAAAGGACAATTAATCTTTGGGGAAATCGTCAGCATAGCAAAAAAAATACTGACATTAAAGATTATCCAAAAATCTCAGAAAATGAACCCTTATGGACGGTTCACGGTTTTTCTTCCGATCCTTAAAAATCCGGACAGGTTTGAATTTGCACTCGAAAAATCAGTCGAATTAGGGTTTACAGACTTCCTGGCAGTCAGATACCACCATTCCATTAAACCAAAAGTTAATCTGGAGAGACTTCAGCTCAAAGCAGTTTCGGCTATGAAGCAATCTCTCAGAACTTTTTTACCCTCCGTAGGGTATGTTGATTCTCTTGAATCAGGTCTGCAGAGGGGCATGGTTCCGCTTTGGTTTGACCAAAATGCAGAAAAAGGGCTGATAAAGGATTTTTTAGACACCGGAGGCAATTATTCGCTGGTTGTAGGTCCGGAGGGAGGATTTTCTGCACAGGAACTTGACCAGCTCAGGAATTGGGAATGTTTCAGGACGTCCGATGGAAGGCTCAGAGCTGAAACTGCTGTTATAACCGCTGCTTCTTTACTTGCATATAAGATAGAATTTCAATAA
- a CDS encoding single-stranded DNA-binding protein, whose translation MAFSLNKIQLIGNLGQDAETRTTTTQVAVTNFSVATENSYKNKDGEWVRETTWHRVTYFNASDFLRENLRKGSKVYVEGRYRSREYTDKDNIKKTAWEVIAEQIIPLSARGNRPEEPSAEYNAGGVSSAPPAADAPPADADLPF comes from the coding sequence ATGGCCTTCAGTTTAAATAAAATTCAGCTTATTGGTAATCTTGGACAGGATGCTGAAACAAGAACTACTACAACACAGGTTGCAGTGACTAATTTCAGTGTAGCTACTGAAAATAGTTATAAAAACAAGGATGGCGAATGGGTTCGTGAAACCACATGGCATCGGGTGACCTATTTTAATGCATCAGATTTTCTCAGAGAGAATCTTCGAAAAGGTTCTAAGGTATATGTCGAAGGCCGTTACCGTTCAAGAGAGTATACTGATAAAGATAACATAAAGAAGACTGCATGGGAAGTAATCGCCGAGCAGATAATTCCTTTATCAGCCAGAGGAAATCGTCCGGAAGAACCTTCTGCCGAATATAATGCAGGTGGCGTTTCTTCTGCACCTCCTGCTGCGGACGCACCTCCTGCTGATGCAGACCTCCCGTTTTAA
- a CDS encoding HlyC/CorC family transporter, whose protein sequence is MDTELLLQTGALILLFGCSAFFSSSEVALFSLKKNKLSTVYSRHPMALRYIEFLLQYQKNLLVTILVGNTAVNVAASILSVSIILELAEQFSIAPHIALTFEIVVLTFLILIFGEILPKVAARKNPEKIARIFSYPLYWINALLFPLAEFLTQLLSAVFSKLRISDTVGVLSQKDIKNITELGKTKGGLVDDEHDLIQSVLESRELTVEEIMTPRVDVIAVQENTNLLEFVSLSLSSSHSRIPVYRNSIDTIIGLVYGKDIIPLMGDIKSFEQYSISRFIRPAIFVPAQKKIREMFRDFQEKKIHFAVVVDEFGGTLGVITLEDVIQVLIGEDDAEVERGDTLILKLREGVYEVDARARLSVIFEYLKIPFVESEYEADTVGGLILERAGRIPQKGFSIECSNFRLTVLERSQNRLTKIQFYKTK, encoded by the coding sequence TTGGACACTGAATTACTTTTACAGACCGGAGCACTCATACTTTTGTTTGGGTGCTCTGCTTTTTTTTCATCATCTGAGGTTGCTCTCTTTTCATTAAAAAAGAATAAGCTGTCAACAGTGTATTCCAGGCATCCGATGGCACTCAGATATATTGAATTTCTTCTTCAGTATCAGAAAAACCTGCTTGTAACTATTCTTGTAGGTAACACTGCCGTAAATGTTGCGGCATCAATTCTCTCGGTTTCCATCATTCTGGAACTTGCTGAGCAGTTCAGCATAGCACCTCATATTGCTCTTACTTTTGAAATAGTTGTCCTAACATTTCTGATATTAATCTTTGGTGAAATTCTTCCGAAGGTTGCTGCAAGAAAAAATCCTGAAAAGATTGCAAGGATTTTTTCATATCCTCTCTACTGGATAAATGCACTTCTTTTTCCGCTGGCTGAGTTTCTGACACAGTTGTTATCAGCCGTCTTTTCAAAATTGCGGATTTCTGATACTGTAGGTGTTTTGTCACAAAAGGATATCAAAAACATTACAGAACTTGGAAAAACAAAAGGCGGCCTGGTTGATGATGAACATGACCTGATTCAGAGTGTTTTGGAGTCCAGAGAACTTACAGTCGAAGAAATAATGACACCCAGAGTGGATGTTATTGCAGTTCAGGAAAACACGAATCTTCTGGAATTTGTATCACTCTCCCTTTCTTCATCGCATAGCAGGATTCCGGTATACCGGAACAGCATTGATACAATCATTGGTCTTGTTTATGGAAAAGACATCATACCTTTGATGGGGGATATTAAAAGTTTTGAACAATATTCAATCTCACGTTTTATAAGACCCGCGATCTTTGTTCCTGCACAGAAAAAAATACGTGAGATGTTCAGAGATTTTCAGGAAAAGAAAATTCATTTTGCTGTAGTAGTAGATGAATTCGGCGGCACTCTTGGGGTAATTACACTTGAGGATGTAATTCAGGTACTTATCGGAGAGGATGATGCAGAAGTAGAAAGAGGTGATACGCTCATTCTCAAACTGCGTGAAGGCGTCTACGAGGTTGATGCAAGGGCAAGACTTTCAGTAATTTTTGAGTATTTAAAAATTCCTTTTGTTGAATCAGAATACGAGGCCGATACCGTCGGAGGACTTATACTTGAAAGGGCAGGGAGAATTCCTCAAAAAGGGTTTTCAATCGAGTGCAGTAATTTCCGTCTGACTGTTCTTGAGAGGTCTCAAAATCGTCTTACAAAAATTCAATTTTATAAAACCAAATGA
- a CDS encoding MCE family protein, whose product MKNDRKTELKVGITVTVAILFFLWVFGWAKNYSLADSRKEVSVLFDNVAGLEIGDQATVNGVRKGFVESVTIHNDGVHVILSFDSDTKLQSDASFSVTMLDLMGGKRVEVYPGLASSELDYTKTHQGQFVADIPKVMELVGNFSGSIPSIMNKVDSSLTALNNLVSDIQMQNSIKNSVSNLEDISVKLNAMINENRNGIKTLVQNSVDLTNETKVLIGDNKELINSTLRDVNTLLQTTDRVVKEIEGLLTETKNKNNSLGKALYDEKLISDLQETLTTVKELTKVLVDQLKGEGVNVNAKIDLF is encoded by the coding sequence ATGAAAAATGACAGAAAGACAGAATTAAAGGTTGGGATTACTGTTACAGTTGCGATATTGTTCTTTTTGTGGGTTTTTGGATGGGCTAAAAATTATTCATTAGCTGATTCAAGAAAAGAAGTCTCGGTTCTATTTGATAATGTTGCCGGTCTTGAGATAGGTGATCAGGCAACGGTTAATGGAGTCAGAAAGGGCTTTGTTGAATCGGTAACGATTCATAATGACGGCGTGCATGTCATTCTTTCTTTTGATTCAGATACAAAACTGCAATCAGATGCTTCATTCTCAGTAACGATGCTTGATCTGATGGGAGGAAAGCGGGTTGAAGTTTATCCTGGTCTGGCTTCCAGTGAACTTGATTATACTAAAACTCATCAGGGGCAGTTTGTTGCAGATATCCCAAAGGTTATGGAATTGGTTGGGAATTTCAGCGGTTCCATTCCTTCCATAATGAATAAAGTTGATTCATCATTGACCGCACTGAACAATCTGGTTTCAGATATTCAGATGCAAAACAGTATAAAGAACTCAGTCAGCAATCTTGAAGATATTTCTGTTAAGCTGAATGCCATGATTAATGAAAACAGGAATGGCATAAAAACTCTTGTGCAAAATTCTGTTGACCTTACTAATGAAACAAAGGTTTTGATTGGTGACAATAAAGAGCTGATTAATTCAACACTTCGTGATGTAAATACTCTTCTGCAGACTACTGACAGAGTAGTAAAAGAAATTGAAGGACTGCTTACTGAAACTAAAAATAAGAATAATTCACTCGGCAAAGCCCTTTACGATGAAAAACTCATAAGCGATTTGCAGGAAACTCTTACCACTGTGAAAGAGTTAACAAAAGTACTGGTTGATCAGCTTAAAGGTGAAGGAGTGAACGTTAATGCTAAGATTGACTTATTCTAA
- the ggt gene encoding gamma-glutamyltransferase, with product MLRLTYSKFFLLLLLLVTTAFPQNGPLIRSENGMVVSAEKLASKVGITILRQGGNAIDAAVAVGFALSVTYPVAGNIGGGGYMVIVFPDGKSTTIDYRETAPFLATRDMYLDEKGEFLPNLSQKGALSAGVPGSVAGLIYAHQKYGKLPFAKVIQPAINLASDGFPLPYETAESFQNNQNSFKEFSSTMKIFSRGGELYKRGDIFRQQELAKTLTRIKEAGFSGFYEGETADLIVACMKNNGGIITHDDLRRYKPVEREALRSTFHDYEIISMGPSSSGGVTLINMLNILENFKIEKNEWGSSRYMHLLTETMKLAYADRAEHLGDPDFFPVPTGGLISKEYAQSRSKLIGENAVRSSGVTFGKPESEQTTHYSVLDKNGIAVSVTTTINSGYGSKLVVDGAGFLLNNEMDDFSAKPGVPNQFGLVGNEANSIQPFKRMLSSMTPTVVLKNKRPFLVIGTPGGSTIITGVLQVVVNAAVFGMDLRQAIDMPRIHHQWLPDQILHEKYALSRDVLENLKKRGHLIGPERQLNLMEGILIDQEKGIIWGYSDSRGSGSAEGY from the coding sequence ATGCTAAGATTGACTTATTCTAAATTTTTTCTTCTTCTACTTTTACTTGTAACCACTGCTTTTCCGCAGAACGGCCCGTTAATCCGTTCTGAAAACGGAATGGTTGTTTCAGCTGAGAAACTTGCTTCCAAAGTAGGGATTACCATATTAAGGCAGGGGGGAAATGCTATAGATGCAGCCGTTGCGGTTGGATTTGCTCTTTCTGTAACATATCCGGTCGCAGGCAATATCGGCGGCGGAGGATATATGGTTATTGTATTTCCTGACGGGAAAAGCACAACGATAGATTACAGAGAAACTGCGCCGTTTTTGGCGACAAGAGATATGTATCTGGATGAGAAAGGGGAATTTCTACCGAATCTTAGCCAGAAAGGTGCTCTTTCCGCTGGTGTTCCGGGGTCAGTTGCCGGTCTTATTTACGCACATCAAAAGTATGGAAAACTTCCATTTGCAAAAGTCATTCAGCCGGCCATAAATCTTGCATCAGACGGTTTTCCGCTCCCTTATGAAACTGCTGAGTCATTTCAGAATAATCAGAATTCATTCAAAGAGTTTTCTTCCACAATGAAAATTTTCAGCAGGGGAGGAGAACTATACAAGCGCGGTGATATTTTCAGACAACAGGAACTTGCAAAAACACTGACAAGAATAAAAGAAGCCGGCTTTTCTGGTTTTTATGAAGGTGAAACTGCCGATTTAATAGTTGCCTGCATGAAGAATAACGGCGGCATAATAACTCACGATGATTTGCGCCGTTATAAGCCTGTTGAACGCGAAGCTCTGCGGAGTACTTTTCATGATTATGAAATAATCTCCATGGGACCATCAAGTTCCGGTGGTGTTACTCTGATAAACATGCTAAATATTCTTGAGAATTTCAAGATTGAAAAAAATGAATGGGGAAGCAGTCGTTACATGCATTTATTAACCGAAACCATGAAACTGGCTTACGCAGACAGGGCAGAACATCTTGGTGATCCTGACTTTTTTCCTGTCCCGACCGGAGGATTAATTTCCAAAGAATATGCTCAATCCAGATCTAAACTCATTGGCGAAAATGCGGTTAGATCATCAGGTGTTACTTTTGGCAAACCGGAAAGTGAACAGACTACTCACTACTCTGTTCTTGATAAAAACGGAATTGCGGTAAGTGTGACAACAACAATTAATTCTGGTTACGGGTCCAAACTGGTTGTTGATGGTGCAGGATTTCTGCTGAATAATGAAATGGATGATTTTTCAGCAAAACCTGGTGTACCCAATCAGTTTGGGTTGGTCGGAAATGAAGCAAACTCTATCCAACCCTTCAAACGGATGCTCAGTTCAATGACTCCGACTGTTGTCTTGAAGAATAAAAGACCATTTTTGGTAATAGGCACACCCGGAGGTTCTACAATTATTACCGGGGTACTTCAGGTAGTAGTGAATGCTGCTGTATTTGGAATGGATCTGCGTCAGGCAATCGATATGCCAAGAATTCATCATCAATGGCTGCCAGACCAGATTTTGCATGAGAAATATGCACTCAGCCGGGATGTCCTTGAGAATTTAAAGAAACGGGGTCATTTGATTGGTCCGGAGCGTCAGCTGAATCTAATGGAAGGGATACTGATTGATCAGGAAAAAGGCATTATTTGGGGTTATAGCGATTCACGAGGCAGCGGTTCTGCCGAGGGTTATTAG
- the acpS gene encoding holo-ACP synthase, with product MIVGIGTDVIEIARIRESIGKFGDRFISKIFTDAEIAYCKSKADPPLHYSGRFAAKEAVVKALSHIYKGAFSFPEIEILNESDGIPKVYLRGRLVHVLPPDLVIHVSLSHSITVASGLAVISRG from the coding sequence TTGATCGTCGGAATCGGAACAGACGTTATTGAGATCGCCCGGATACGGGAGAGCATCGGGAAATTCGGGGATCGTTTTATCAGTAAAATCTTTACGGATGCCGAAATTGCTTATTGTAAGTCAAAAGCCGACCCTCCTCTTCACTATTCAGGAAGGTTTGCGGCAAAAGAGGCAGTAGTAAAGGCCTTGTCACACATTTATAAAGGGGCTTTTTCCTTTCCGGAAATTGAAATATTGAATGAAAGTGACGGAATACCGAAAGTATACCTTAGGGGAAGATTAGTCCATGTTTTGCCCCCAGATCTGGTTATTCACGTGTCTCTAAGCCATTCGATCACGGTTGCCTCAGGATTGGCAGTTATCAGCCGCGGCTGA
- a CDS encoding HNH endonuclease codes for MVFEAREKKFGSLNAKVLVLNQSYEPLTLCTVKKAIVLLLLGKAEYVIKDSRKQINSVSRALEYPSVIRLKRYIHMPYKKVVLTRKNILRRDGYRCGYCGRGDLPLTVDHIVPKARNGADSWENLVCACTSCNNRKGDRTPAEANMKLLIRPTVPSHILFIKNSMGRIEDAWKPYLYLS; via the coding sequence GTGGTCTTCGAAGCAAGAGAAAAAAAATTCGGTTCGCTCAATGCTAAGGTTCTGGTTCTTAACCAGAGCTATGAGCCTCTTACGCTTTGTACGGTTAAAAAAGCAATTGTTTTGCTTCTGCTCGGTAAAGCTGAATATGTTATAAAAGACTCCCGCAAACAGATAAATTCTGTAAGCCGGGCTCTTGAATATCCGAGCGTGATAAGACTGAAGCGTTATATTCATATGCCTTATAAAAAGGTTGTACTTACAAGAAAAAACATACTTCGCCGTGATGGCTACCGATGCGGGTACTGCGGACGAGGTGATCTTCCTCTCACAGTTGATCACATTGTTCCGAAAGCCAGAAATGGTGCCGATTCATGGGAAAATCTGGTCTGTGCCTGTACCTCCTGTAACAATAGAAAAGGAGACCGTACACCGGCGGAGGCTAATATGAAGCTGCTCATTCGTCCTACTGTACCCAGTCACATATTGTTCATTAAAAACAGTATGGGAAGGATAGAAGATGCCTGGAAACCTTACTTATATTTAAGCTGA
- the trpS gene encoding tryptophan--tRNA ligase has protein sequence MNKKRILSGMRPTGKLHLGHYVGALENWISLQNEYDNFHLIADYHVLTTRLETEGIYQDSIDMLIDWLAAGLDPEKSPMFRQSQIKEHAELHLIFSMLIAESRLKRNPSLKDQIRDLHIENVSYGHLGYPVLQAADILLYKGDLVPVGEDQLPHIEITREISRSFNRTYGEVFPEPEPKLSVFARLTGLDGNAKMSKSLNNSILLSDEPAVVEAKIKKAVTDTQKIRKGDPGRPEICTIFSYHKKFNPAEVPDIDTNCRSGALGCVDCKKKCISSINGFLEPFIAKRKEIEAKPDHVLNILHDGETKARKVASDTMQQVRQVMRIG, from the coding sequence ATGAATAAAAAGAGAATCCTCAGCGGAATGCGTCCGACAGGAAAACTTCACCTTGGCCATTATGTCGGAGCCCTTGAGAACTGGATATCACTCCAAAACGAATATGATAATTTCCATTTGATTGCGGATTATCATGTTCTGACTACCCGTCTTGAAACAGAGGGAATTTATCAGGATTCCATTGACATGCTTATAGACTGGCTTGCAGCAGGACTTGATCCTGAAAAGAGCCCGATGTTCCGTCAGTCACAAATAAAGGAACACGCCGAACTCCACCTGATCTTTTCGATGCTCATCGCAGAAAGCAGATTAAAAAGAAATCCCTCTCTGAAAGATCAGATCAGGGATCTTCATATTGAAAATGTATCATATGGTCATCTTGGATATCCTGTTTTGCAGGCGGCTGATATTTTGCTGTATAAAGGTGATTTAGTACCGGTCGGTGAGGACCAGCTTCCGCATATTGAGATTACCCGCGAAATATCCCGTTCATTTAACAGGACATATGGGGAAGTATTTCCTGAACCTGAACCGAAATTGTCAGTATTTGCACGTCTCACGGGGCTTGATGGCAATGCAAAAATGAGTAAATCGCTTAATAACAGCATTTTACTTTCGGATGAACCTGCTGTTGTGGAAGCAAAAATAAAAAAAGCAGTTACTGATACTCAAAAAATAAGAAAAGGTGATCCGGGAAGACCTGAGATATGTACAATATTCTCGTATCACAAGAAATTCAATCCTGCTGAAGTACCGGATATAGACACCAATTGCAGGAGCGGCGCGCTGGGTTGTGTGGATTGCAAAAAGAAATGCATATCTTCAATAAATGGTTTTCTGGAACCATTTATCGCGAAAAGAAAAGAAATTGAGGCAAAACCCGATCATGTTCTCAATATCCTTCACGACGGAGAGACGAAGGCAAGAAAAGTGGCTTCTGATACCATGCAGCAGGTCCGTCAGGTAATGAGGATAGGCTGA
- a CDS encoding segregation/condensation protein A, with translation MYKVRLDLFEGPLDLLLFFIKRDEIDIYDIPIARITGEFLEYVNLIQMLDLETAGDFILMASMLMHIKVRMLLPREVNEKGEEIDPRAELVARLLEYKRYKEMSEDLGFMESAARKISFRGYYDEDVTETFADTEKFLKNITVFDLAKAFKRVMDQQKPEVIHEIKKVSVTIDEQIGYVKSKLQEYKELHFLSLITSMKEKIRIVVTFIALLELTKMGEIGIRESSEFNDFVVYSLN, from the coding sequence TTGTATAAAGTACGGTTGGACCTGTTTGAAGGTCCGCTCGATCTTCTTCTGTTTTTTATCAAGCGTGATGAGATTGATATATACGATATACCCATTGCCAGGATAACCGGTGAGTTTCTTGAATATGTAAATCTTATTCAAATGCTGGATCTTGAAACGGCAGGGGATTTTATCCTTATGGCTTCGATGCTGATGCATATTAAAGTAAGAATGCTTCTGCCAAGAGAGGTTAATGAGAAAGGGGAGGAGATAGATCCCCGTGCGGAACTGGTCGCGCGTCTGCTGGAATATAAAAGATATAAGGAAATGTCTGAAGATCTTGGTTTTATGGAATCAGCAGCCAGGAAAATTTCTTTCCGCGGCTATTATGATGAAGATGTAACAGAAACATTTGCAGATACGGAGAAATTCCTTAAAAATATCACGGTATTCGACCTGGCAAAAGCATTTAAACGTGTGATGGATCAGCAGAAACCTGAAGTCATTCATGAGATCAAAAAAGTCAGCGTAACTATTGATGAACAGATTGGTTATGTTAAATCAAAATTACAAGAGTACAAGGAACTCCATTTCCTGAGTCTGATAACAAGCATGAAAGAAAAAATCAGAATTGTAGTTACATTTATCGCATTGCTTGAATTAACCAAAATGGGGGAGATAGGGATTCGCGAATCCTCTGAATTTAATGATTTTGTGGTTTACAGTTTAAATTAA
- the scpB gene encoding SMC-Scp complex subunit ScpB: MDSLYNNIVEALIFSSDEPIPPKQIIEAIKGIDGEDIEISEEDIELCVDELNKKYEEYNLSFRVTRIARGLTFATKPEFAKYLGFLSTEKSKRRLSPAALETLAIIAYKQPLTKPELEAIRGVNSDYIMNMLLEKSLITITGRAERIGRPLLYGTTDEFLKYFGLYKISDLPKPREIEEIMQDEDFQEQRRKIYMNALEEAAEASESANSNQESTQSAVDDIENEIEMILPEINETESDDTAQ, encoded by the coding sequence ATGGATAGTCTTTATAATAATATCGTTGAAGCTCTTATTTTTTCTTCGGATGAACCTATACCCCCGAAGCAAATTATTGAAGCTATAAAGGGAATTGATGGTGAGGATATTGAAATCTCTGAGGAGGATATTGAACTTTGTGTTGATGAGCTCAATAAAAAATATGAAGAATATAATCTTTCTTTCCGGGTTACAAGAATTGCCAGGGGGCTAACATTTGCAACTAAACCAGAGTTTGCAAAGTATCTGGGTTTTCTTTCCACAGAAAAAAGTAAGAGAAGACTAAGCCCGGCTGCATTAGAAACACTTGCCATTATAGCATATAAACAGCCGCTTACCAAGCCTGAACTTGAAGCGATCCGCGGGGTGAATTCAGATTATATTATGAATATGCTTCTTGAGAAATCACTTATCACTATAACCGGAAGAGCTGAACGAATCGGACGGCCTCTCCTGTATGGTACTACCGATGAATTCCTTAAGTATTTCGGACTTTACAAGATTTCTGATCTGCCAAAACCAAGGGAGATTGAAGAAATCATGCAGGATGAAGACTTCCAGGAGCAGCGAAGGAAAATTTATATGAACGCACTGGAGGAAGCGGCGGAAGCTTCTGAATCTGCAAACAGCAATCAGGAGTCAACACAAAGTGCAGTTGATGATATAGAAAATGAAATAGAAATGATACTTCCTGAAATAAATGAAACGGAATCAGATGATACGGCTCAATAA
- a CDS encoding rRNA pseudouridine synthase: MRLNNFIAASGICSRRQADEYIRQGRIDVNRKTVTDFGIFIEPEKDDVRFDGQRIKPKEHIYILLNKPKGVVSTTADEKGRKTVINLIKTKERIFPVGRLDFNTTGVILLTNDGDFTNVMLHPGHKIPRTYVAEIHKPLSEEDQLKLQKGFVYEGKFSKFDKVSVHKRGLVAEVTVTEGRNHFVKNLFKKLGYFVNELHRKSYANFTDRDLPIGAYRFITKSEIKAFYKKYEPAE; the protein is encoded by the coding sequence ATACGGCTCAATAACTTTATAGCAGCATCGGGGATTTGTTCCCGGAGGCAGGCAGACGAATACATCAGGCAGGGAAGGATAGATGTAAATCGTAAAACCGTTACTGATTTTGGTATCTTTATTGAACCTGAGAAAGATGATGTCCGTTTTGATGGTCAAAGAATAAAACCCAAAGAACACATCTATATACTGCTTAATAAACCAAAGGGTGTAGTTTCTACTACTGCAGACGAAAAGGGAAGAAAAACAGTAATCAATCTGATTAAGACTAAAGAGCGTATTTTTCCTGTCGGCAGACTTGACTTCAATACTACAGGAGTAATTCTTCTGACTAATGATGGTGACTTTACGAATGTAATGCTTCATCCCGGTCATAAAATTCCAAGAACCTATGTTGCCGAAATTCACAAACCTCTTTCAGAAGAAGATCAGCTGAAACTGCAAAAAGGATTTGTCTATGAAGGTAAGTTTTCCAAATTCGACAAGGTTAGTGTACATAAAAGGGGGCTGGTTGCTGAGGTTACAGTAACAGAGGGCCGCAATCACTTCGTAAAAAACCTGTTTAAGAAACTCGGTTATTTTGTGAACGAGCTTCATCGTAAATCATATGCAAACTTCACTGACAGAGATTTACCGATAGGAGCATACAGATTTATCACCAAAAGTGAGATAAAGGCATTTTATAAAAAATATGAACCGGCTGAATAA
- the dacB gene encoding D-alanyl-D-alanine carboxypeptidase/D-alanyl-D-alanine-endopeptidase produces MNRLNNFLVLIGLVFLSEAAFAQKETFTNTASTTLEELRNEFDQLFEDPDFYNAQWGVCIQSLETGEFLYRRNENKLLMPASNLKLLTTASGLQFLGSDFRFKTEIGYSGKIEGTTLKGDLIIRGYGDPTISGRYTKDDVLKYFNDWADSLINAGIEEITGNVIGDDNAFDDIGLGSGWSWDYESYWYSAPSGALSLNDNCVDIVASPAKNGDKAEIKLIPDNKYTVIVNRVITVPFDSSAGIEIYRERGTNVITVSGKIREGSKPVKLYATVNNPTQFFVVVLKEVLKAKGINVRGFAIDIDDQQSETESDFNLLFMHESLPLSEIIKVINKNSQNFFAEQLLKAIAYYKTGLGTSTRGIRQIKQITPRMGINSDNFTMVDGSGLSRLNLISAQQMVAVLRYMYQSEYFNDYYNSLPIAGRDGTLADRMRKSAAFEKIRAKTGFIGGVRSLSGYAVTADGETIAFSMIVNNFTVPLVLAENLQDMICLRLSTLRRK; encoded by the coding sequence ATGAACCGGCTGAATAATTTTCTTGTCCTCATAGGATTAGTTTTCCTTTCTGAAGCAGCTTTTGCTCAGAAAGAAACCTTTACCAATACTGCCTCAACAACGCTTGAAGAATTGCGTAATGAATTTGATCAGTTATTTGAGGATCCTGATTTTTATAATGCCCAGTGGGGAGTTTGCATTCAGTCTCTTGAAACAGGTGAGTTTCTTTACCGCCGTAATGAAAATAAACTTCTGATGCCTGCTTCAAATCTTAAGCTTCTCACAACTGCCTCGGGATTACAGTTTTTAGGTTCAGATTTCAGATTCAAAACGGAAATTGGATATTCAGGTAAGATTGAAGGAACAACACTTAAAGGAGATCTGATTATCAGAGGGTACGGTGATCCTACAATCAGCGGCAGATATACCAAGGATGACGTACTGAAATATTTTAATGACTGGGCAGATAGTCTCATAAATGCCGGAATTGAAGAGATCACAGGAAATGTAATAGGAGATGACAATGCCTTTGATGATATTGGATTGGGAAGCGGCTGGTCCTGGGATTATGAAAGCTACTGGTATTCTGCACCTTCCGGAGCTTTATCATTAAATGACAATTGTGTTGACATAGTTGCTTCTCCGGCTAAAAATGGGGATAAAGCAGAAATTAAGCTGATACCTGACAATAAATATACCGTAATTGTTAACCGTGTTATCACAGTGCCATTTGATTCTTCGGCAGGAATAGAAATTTACAGAGAGAGAGGAACAAATGTCATCACTGTTTCAGGCAAAATTCGTGAAGGCAGTAAACCTGTTAAACTCTATGCCACAGTAAACAATCCTACACAGTTTTTTGTTGTGGTACTTAAAGAGGTTTTAAAAGCAAAAGGAATTAACGTTCGCGGATTTGCAATTGATATAGATGATCAGCAGAGTGAAACGGAATCCGATTTCAACCTCCTGTTTATGCATGAATCTCTCCCATTGAGTGAGATAATCAAGGTTATTAATAAAAACAGTCAGAACTTTTTTGCTGAACAGCTGCTGAAGGCGATAGCGTATTATAAAACAGGATTAGGAACTTCAACAAGAGGTATCCGCCAGATAAAGCAGATTACACCCCGGATGGGAATCAATTCTGATAATTTTACCATGGTTGACGGGTCTGGCTTATCGCGCTTAAATTTAATTTCTGCCCAGCAGATGGTCGCTGTTTTACGATATATGTATCAGTCAGAGTATTTTAATGATTATTATAATTCACTGCCAATTGCCGGCCGAGATGGAACACTTGCAGACAGGATGAGAAAATCTGCTGCATTTGAGAAAATCAGAGCCAAAACAGGATTTATTGGGGGAGTGAGAAGCCTGTCCGGTTATGCAGTAACTGCCGATGGAGAAACCATTGCCTTCTCCATGATTGTGAACAATTTTACCGTACCTTTGGTACTTGCAGAGAATTTGCAGGATATGATATGCCTGCGGTTATCAACACTTAGAAGAAAATAG